A genomic window from Silene latifolia isolate original U9 population chromosome 11, ASM4854445v1, whole genome shotgun sequence includes:
- the LOC141612541 gene encoding WRKY transcription factor 72A-like encodes MRSAVVQQLPTVSKAVNDLKLSKIGFEDKNSSSDNLVYPNKMENKQENSNSSSGETKQKDVKNICFEDKCRDQEQVIIKDEDMSSKTSSPKKDKPRRGKEDELESAELEIGEMKEENERLKKTLARMKNDYKSLQMRFLDILQHDQPPSTSEDRALTTETKKQEDPETSLSLGFQSTTKRKKDDNSSTSSKARGSAELMSDGLSLGLEFKCTPHIDLTDVGSERSNEIDDTGESCLPSKLSKTMENSEKQEDSEQSNNPKRARVSVRARCETPTQKWIKIMQMNDGCQWRKYGQKIAKGNPCPRAYYRCTVAPACPVRKQVQRCSEDMSILTTTYEGTHSHPLPVAATAMASTTSAAASILLSGSSTSQGPSSSGHTVNTTNLNGLNYTLYNNSKPGQLNLPNCSSPIPPTITLDLTANSSSQFTKRFSSNFHPSHRNSRSLDFSSSEAPAFPTIWNSSSYLNYSSSLTSTKSLSGSISFGKSSQESLSHPYMDRISQSLTSSSTSSQHFLTETLTKVLTSDPSFQSAVAAAISTMVGNNNNNTTNISRLNTESIAQNLKWGDQAPGISISTLPHHSKVCVPKFSNRPTSSPNSHATGSFMVLQPSFPFSLSKTSSSPDISDHLK; translated from the exons ATGAGGTCTGCTGTTGTACAGCAATTGCCAACTGTATCGAAGGCAGTCAACGACCTAAAATTATCTAAGATTGGCT TTGAGGACAAAAATAGTTCATCAGATAACCTGGTATATCCCAACAAGATGGAAAACAAGCAAGAGAACTCTAACTCTAGCAGTGGCGAAACCAAACAAAAGGATGTCAAAAACATCTGTTTTGAAGACAAATGCAGAGACCAAGAACAG GTAATAATCAAAGATGAGGACATGAGCTCAAAGACATCATCCCCCAAGAAGGATAAACCAAGGCGCGGCAAAGAG GACGAGCTTGAATCTGCAGAACTGGAAATAGGTGAAATGAAAGAGGAAAATGAAAGGCTAAAGAAGACGCTTGCACGAATGAAGAATGATTACAAATCCTTACAAATGCGATTCTTAGATATCCTTCAACATGACCAGCCTCCCAGTACCTCAGAAGATAGAGCTCTAACAACTGAGACAAAGAAGCAAGAAGACCCTGAAACTTCACTTAGCTTAGGATTCCAAAGTACCACCAAGCGCAAGAAGGATGATAACAGTAGCACCTCCTCTAAAGCTAGAGGGTCCGCAGAGCTGATGAGTGACGGGCTTTCTCTTGGACTGGAATTCAAATGTACGCCTCATATTGATCTAACTGACGTGGGATCAGAGAGAAGCAACGAGATTGATGATACTGGGGAGAGTTGCCTACCAAGTAAACTCTCCAAGACAATGGAGAATAGTGAAAAACAAGAAGACTCTGAACAATCAAACAACCCCAAAAGGGCAAGAGTGTCTGTAAGAGCAAGATGTGAGACGCCTACA CAAAAGTGGATTAAAATCATGCAGATGAACGATGGATGTCAATGGAGGAAATATGGGCAGAAAATAGCAAAAGGCAATCCATGTCCACGTGCCTACTATCGCTGCACAGTAGCACCAGCATGTCCAGTAAGAAAACAA GTGCAGAGATGTTCCGAAGACATGTCCATTTTAACAACAACCTATGAAGGAACACATAGTCACCCACTTCCAGTAGCAGCTACAGCAATGGCATCCACAACTTCAGCAGCAGCGTCTATCCTCCTATCGGGCTCATCAACCTCCCAAGGTCCAAGTTCCTCTGGTCATACAGTCAACACTACTAATCTCAATGGATTGAACTATACCCTCTATAACAATTCAAAACCTGGACAACTTAATTTACCAAACTGTTCTTCACCTATACCACCAACAATAACCCTAGACCTCACTGCCAATTCCTCCTCACAGTTCACTAAACGATTCTCCTCAAATTTCCATCCTTCTCATAGGAACTCTAGAAGTCTAGACTTCTCTTCTTCAGAAGCTCCTGCATTCCCAACAATTTGGAATAGTTCAAGCTATCTAAATTATAGTAGTTCACTAACCTCTACTAAAAGTCTAAGTGGGTCAATAAGTTTCGGTAAATCATCCCAAGAATCGTTAAGTCATCCATACATGGATAGGATTAGCCAAAGTCTCACTTCATCTTCTACCTCTTCTCAACATTTTTTGACAGAGACATTAACCAAAGTTCTCACTTCAGATCCCAGTTTCCAGTCTGCTGTAGCTGCTGCAATTTCAACAATGGTAggaaacaataacaataataccacAAACATAAGTCGACTCAACACAGAGTCTATCGCTCAAAACCTGAAATGGGGTGATCAAGCTCCTGGAATTTCAATCTCTACTTTGCCTCATCACAGTAAAGTGTGTGTACCAAAATTTTCAAATAGGCCAACATCATCACCAAATTCTCATGCAACAGGTAGCTTCATGGTGTTACAACCTTCATTCCCATTTTCACTATCTAAGACCTCTTCTTCGCCAGACATCAGTGATCATCTTAAGTAA